Within Sorangiineae bacterium MSr11367, the genomic segment TCAATGCGCGTTACGGAGCGTCGTGGGGTGAGCGCGTCGCCAAGCTGCTTGCACGACTCGGGCCGTTTTCTCTGGCTTATCTAGAGGCTATTCTTCGTGCGGCCGATTGGCGCGCGTCACAGCTCGCCACGGCGGAGGACACATGACCCTTCATGTTCATGCGCTCCGCGGGTGTGCGCCGACGCCCCTGGCCCATTACTTGAAAGCACTAGGCGCATTTCGGCTGATTGCCGAACAGAAGGACCCCGAAGTGCGCGCCTTTTGGAGGGACGATACGTTCTTTCTGGTGACGGTGCTGGATCATGAGCAATTGCTGAACTTTATTTGCGACGATTTCGAGCCTACGCCGCTGGTCAGCCCGTGGAACGGCGGCAGCGGTTTCTATCCGAAGGACGCCAATTCTGGAATCGACGCCATTGCCAAGTCCACCGCGAAGCGGTTTGGCCAATATAGGGACGCGATCTCGTTTGCCCGCGCGCAAGTGAACGGGCGAAATGAGCGGCCGGAGACAGACGAGAAGGCGGCGCTGCTGGCTGAATGTCAGCGCCAATGGCCGGAGCGCGCGCTCGACTGGTTTTCGGCCGCGGTCAGCCTGTCGCGAGAGGGGACGGTGCGATACCCGGCCTTGCTCGGAACCGGGGGCAACGATGGACGGCTCGAATTCACGAACAACTTCATGCAGCGGCTCGTCAGACTCATCGATGTCGAGACGGGATTGGCGGATGGGCTCAGTCGCTCGCTCGCCTGCTTGGCGCTCTTCGGTACCCCCGAGCATGGGCTTGAGCACGGCGCTGCCATCGGACAATTTCTTCCGGGCGGCGCCGGTGGTGCCAATGGGACCGCGGGCTTTGACGCCGCGAGTCTCGTCAACGCATGGGATTTCGTTTTGATGCTGGAGGGGGCGGTCTTCTTGCGGGTGGCCGCGCTTCGACGCCTGAATGGCATTGAGCTCGCGCAAGCCGGTGCACCGTTCGCATTTCGGGGGCTACCCGGTGGATATGGCAGCGCGGCACCGGATGATGATGGGGGTCGCGGCGAACAGTGGCTCCCGCTTTGGGATGCCCCAGTCACATTGGCGGAGCTTCGGGCCGTATTTGCGGAAGCCCGCGTCTCGAAAGATTCCTCGCGGGCCGAGGGGGCGCTGGATGCGGCCCGCGCGATCGCGCAGCTCGGAACGGCCAGGGGGATTCGTTCTTTCATTCGATTCGGCTTCATGGAGCGCAACGGCCAATCGAATCTTGCCGTGCCGCTCGGCCGTATCACCGTCCACGAGCGACCCGCCAAAGACGTACGCCTGATCGACGAGCTCGATCTTTGGCTCGAAGCTCTTCGCCGCACCGCGCGCGACGGTCACGCGACGTCTCTCGCACGCGCCCTGCGGCGCCTCCAAGCCTTGGCCTTTGACCTCACCACGACCGCTGTCGCGCCTGCCCGACAATGGGGAGCTCTCGTCGAGGAACTCGGCATGGTGGAAGACATCCTCGTTCGGGCTCCGCGCTTCACGGCGGAACGCAGGCTACGTCCGCTCCCTTCGCTGTCGTCGCGCTGGCTCGCCGCCTGCGACGACGGCACCGTCGAATACCGTTTGGCACGCGCCCTCGCTTCGACTCGGGCTCCGTATCGCGAGCCCGACGGGCTCGGACCGATTCGCGCTCATTGTATGCCACTCGACCCAGCCTCTGGATTCAAGCGATTCGCCGCGTCGGCCGATTCCCTGCGCAAGGACCGGCGAGTCCTTTGGACCGGGCGCGAGATCGCGCGCGATTTGTCTGCGATCGTGCTCCGCCGTGTTACGGAGGGGGCCGACGCCGGATTCGATGGCATCCCTCTCGAAGGAATCTCTGTCGCAAACCTCCTGGACATTGACGCTTTCGTTTGCGGCCAGGTCGACGACATCCGATTCGCACGACTGGCTCGAGGACTCATGGCCGTCACCC encodes:
- the csx17 gene encoding type I-U CRISPR-associated protein Csx17, whose protein sequence is MTLHVHALRGCAPTPLAHYLKALGAFRLIAEQKDPEVRAFWRDDTFFLVTVLDHEQLLNFICDDFEPTPLVSPWNGGSGFYPKDANSGIDAIAKSTAKRFGQYRDAISFARAQVNGRNERPETDEKAALLAECQRQWPERALDWFSAAVSLSREGTVRYPALLGTGGNDGRLEFTNNFMQRLVRLIDVETGLADGLSRSLACLALFGTPEHGLEHGAAIGQFLPGGAGGANGTAGFDAASLVNAWDFVLMLEGAVFLRVAALRRLNGIELAQAGAPFAFRGLPGGYGSAAPDDDGGRGEQWLPLWDAPVTLAELRAVFAEARVSKDSSRAEGALDAARAIAQLGTARGIRSFIRFGFMERNGQSNLAVPLGRITVHERPAKDVRLIDELDLWLEALRRTARDGHATSLARALRRLQALAFDLTTTAVAPARQWGALVEELGMVEDILVRAPRFTAERRLRPLPSLSSRWLAACDDGTVEYRLARALASTRAPYREPDGLGPIRAHCMPLDPASGFKRFAASADSLRKDRRVLWTGREIARDLSAIVLRRVTEGADAGFDGIPLEGISVANLLDIDAFVCGQVDDIRFARLARGLMAVTPESMSNESSGHPRKAPSLYALFRVANLDASERTRRASHEWGVRPRCDSQTIRLLVAGRLREAARTAVSRLGAMGLRPKLRLAAGDAPLAMRLAASLAFPIGPRDILRVFEAVTKPLDLQPSENS